A window of the Candidatus Zixiibacteriota bacterium genome harbors these coding sequences:
- a CDS encoding HU family DNA-binding protein has translation MTKADLVEKVAERTGLTRTDVAVVVDSFLETVKKSVEAGHNIEIRGFGTFKIRLRKARKARNPRTGDVVPVPDRKVPVFKPSNEFKNMITKLSL, from the coding sequence GTGACCAAAGCCGATTTAGTCGAAAAGGTAGCCGAGCGCACGGGGCTCACTCGGACCGACGTGGCTGTCGTGGTCGACTCCTTCCTGGAAACAGTGAAGAAGTCGGTCGAGGCCGGGCACAATATCGAGATCCGTGGATTTGGCACTTTTAAGATCAGGTTGCGCAAGGCCAGGAAGGCGCGGAATCCTCGCACTGGAGATGTGGTCCCGGTGCCGGATCGCAAAGTGCCCGTATTCAAGCCCTCCAATGAGTTCAAGAACATGATCACCAAGCTCTCGCTC